A single region of the Geobacillus subterraneus genome encodes:
- the nadE gene encoding NAD(+) synthase: MQEKIDKLVQWLREQVASAGLNGAVVGISGGIDSAVVTHLIKRAFPDRSLGLIMPCKSHPKDMEDALKVVESCGIQHLVIDLTEAHKALFGAVEAELKAIGEWNEEKARLGDANTRARLRMTTLYAVANNYGYLVVGTDNAAEWHTGYFTKYGDGGVDLVPLIHFTKGEVREMGRLLGVPEEIITKAPSAGLWEGQTDESEMGTTYEMIDKYLKGEDIPERDRKIIEQLHERSHHKRRLAVAPPKF; encoded by the coding sequence ATGCAAGAAAAAATCGACAAACTTGTGCAATGGCTGCGGGAGCAGGTGGCGTCAGCCGGCTTGAACGGGGCGGTGGTCGGCATTAGCGGCGGCATCGACTCCGCTGTTGTCACCCATTTGATTAAGCGGGCGTTTCCAGACCGCTCGCTTGGCCTCATCATGCCGTGCAAAAGCCATCCGAAAGATATGGAAGATGCGCTTAAAGTGGTGGAAAGCTGCGGCATCCAACATCTTGTCATCGATTTGACGGAGGCGCATAAGGCGTTGTTCGGTGCGGTGGAAGCCGAGCTGAAAGCCATTGGGGAATGGAATGAAGAAAAAGCGCGGCTCGGCGATGCGAACACGAGGGCGCGCCTGCGCATGACGACGTTGTACGCTGTCGCCAACAACTACGGCTACCTCGTCGTCGGCACGGACAATGCGGCGGAGTGGCACACTGGCTACTTTACAAAATACGGTGATGGCGGGGTCGATTTAGTGCCGCTCATTCACTTCACCAAAGGCGAAGTGCGTGAAATGGGCCGTCTGCTCGGCGTTCCGGAAGAAATTATCACAAAAGCGCCGAGCGCCGGATTATGGGAAGGACAGACGGATGAAAGCGAGATGGGTACGACATATGAAATGATTGACAAATATTTGAAAGGAGAAGACATTCCGGAGCGAGACCGGAAAATTATTGAACAGCTGCACGAACGTTCGCATCATAAACGGCGGTTGGCCGTTGCGCCGCCCAAGTTTTAG